The Methanothermobacter sp. sequence TTATCCTCTCCTTAGGGAGATCATAGATGAAAAGGGATCAAATTATGGTAAACATTTTAACGTGCTTACGAAGAGGGTTTTCGGCGAAGAAAACCCCCTACTGATAGCCTTGGGCGTGATAACATACCACAATGTTAAATTCGCCCTTTTGAGGCCATTTCCACAAACAATACCAACTTTGATATATCTTAAAGGTAAAGGTTATCATCTTGGGGTGATATCTAATGGTCTCACCATAAAACAATGGGAGAAGCTGATAAGACTTGGAATACACCACTTCTTTGATGATGTTGTCACTTCAGAGGAGGTAGGAGTCGAAAAACCAGATCAAGGAATATTTAAGGAAGCTCTCAATAGGATGGGTTGTAAGCCTGAAGATTCTGTCATGGTGGGGGATAAGTTTAAGGAGGATATACTCGGTGCACTTAATGCTGGTATGTCGGCAATACTTGTCAACTCCAAGTTAAAAGATGATGAGAAGGATTATATAAAAAGGGAGAAACTTGATATTGAGATAATATCCAATATAGGGGAGCTTAGAGATATCCTATAGGTGGTGTCCAGAGTGGATTATTATCATGATGAAAAAATGCAAATACTTTTTGAGGCTTTAAAACAGCCAAAGAGTCTTGATGAAATAGATTTATCAAGTGAATTCATAAAAAACCTTATTCTCAAAATCATAGCCACCTATGGGACAATAAAAGTTGAAAGGATCCATGAAATTACAGGATTACACGTGAACATCCTCGAAGAATGTATGAGAGAGATGGAAAATGATGAATTATGCGCTTCCATTGGTGGGGGTTTCCTATTCCCCACGGTGACATATACTATAAAAAGGGAGGGGAAAAACCTCGCAGAAAAACTCCTTAAAGAAAACCCATACATTGGCATGGCCCCAGTAACATATGAACTTTATTATAAGATAATGGAAAAACAACTTGAGGGAAGATTCCCCATCAAAATACCCGATGAGATCATTGAAGAAGCATTTAAGGATATTGTTGGTAGCGAAGAGGCT is a genomic window containing:
- a CDS encoding TIGR02253 family HAD-type hydrolase, with amino-acid sequence MLKAVYFDIDDTLYDTSSFAMLARKAALSVMIEAGLPLTQEEAYPLLREIIDEKGSNYGKHFNVLTKRVFGEENPLLIALGVITYHNVKFALLRPFPQTIPTLIYLKGKGYHLGVISNGLTIKQWEKLIRLGIHHFFDDVVTSEEVGVEKPDQGIFKEALNRMGCKPEDSVMVGDKFKEDILGALNAGMSAILVNSKLKDDEKDYIKREKLDIEIISNIGELRDIL